A genomic region of Anas acuta chromosome 25, bAnaAcu1.1, whole genome shotgun sequence contains the following coding sequences:
- the LOC137844526 gene encoding feather keratin 1-like has protein sequence MSCYNQCLPCLPCGPCGPTPLANSCNEPCVQQCQDSTVVIQPSPVVVTLPGPILSSFPQNTAVGSSTSAAVGSILSSQGVPISSGGFGLSGLGSRYCGRRCFPC, from the coding sequence ATGTCCTGCTACAACCAGTGCCTGCCGTGCCTGCCATGCGGACCCTGTGGCCCGACCCCGCTGGCCAACAGCTGCAATGAGCCCTGTGTCCAGCAGTGCCAGGACTCCACTGTCGTCATCCAGCCCTCTCCCGTGGTGgtgaccctgcccggccccatcctcagctccttcccgcaGAACACCGCCGTGGGATCCTCCACCTCCGCTGCCgttggcagcatcctcagctctcAGGGAGTGCCCATCTCCTCTGGGGGCTTTGGCCTCTCTGGCTTGGGCAGCCGCTACTGTGGCAGGAGGTGCTTCCCGTGCTAA